A window of Streptomyces sp. Je 1-332 genomic DNA:
TCACCGCGCTCGGCCGCCGTGATGAGGAACTTGAGCAGATCGCGGCGCACCTTGGCCACCCGGGCGGAGAACTCGGTGTAACCCGACAGCTCCTGCAGCCCGGCGGCCTTCTCCCGCGCCAGCACGTCGGTCACCCGTTGCGTGGGCTCGCCGGCCACCTCGGCGGGCCGGGCCCAGAGCCGGATGGAGCCGCCGTGCGTGGGCAGCAACTCGACGTCCACGAGGGCGAGTCCACCGCTCGCGAGCGCCCGGATCGCGGACGCGACCGTGTAGTACTGGAAGTGCTCGTGGTAGATCGTGTCGTACTGGTTCTCCTCGATCAGGGTCAGCAGATGCTGCACCTCGATGGAGACCCAGCCGTCGTCGGCGACCAGCGAGCGCAGACCCTGGGTGAACCCGACGACGTCGGGGATGTGCGCGTACACGTTGTTGGCCACGACCAGGTCCGCCGGGCCGTGTTCGGCGCGGACGGCCGATGCGGTGTTCGGGCTGAGGAACTCCGTGAGCGTGGGCACGCCCGCGTCGCGCGCGGCGGCGCCGACGTTCACCGAAGGCTCGATCCCCAGGCAGCGGATCCCCCGGTCCACCACGTGCTTCAGCAGATATCCGTCGTTGCTCGCGACTTCGACCACGAAGGCGTCGCGGCCGATACCCGCCCGCTGTACGGCGTCGGCGACGAACGTACGCGCGTGCTCCACCCAGGAGGTCGAGAAGGAGGAGAAGTACGCGTACTCGCTGAACGTCTCCTCCGGAGTGATCAGCGGCGGTATCTGCGTGAGCCAGCACTCCGTGCAGACCCGCAGATGCAGCGGGTACGCAGGCTCAGGACCGTCCAGTTGGTCCGTGGCGAGAAAGCTCTCGCACGGCGGTGTCGCCCCCAGATCGACGACGCTCTCCAGCGCCGCCGAGCCGCAGAGTCGGCAACGTGTCATTTGCTGCCCCCCATTGATTCCGTCCGGCCCGCGATCGCGGAGCGGTACCCCTCCATCAGGCGCTCAAGGCCGACGGCAGGGCTGAACCCCTGCTCGTACCGGCGCCTGGCGGCCCGGCCCATCTCCTGGTTGCGGGCCGCGTCGACCGTGACCCGGCGTACGCAGTTCGCGAGCGAGGTGGCCTCGCCCGGCCGGTGCAGCAGCCCGCTCACGCCGTCCTCGACCAGTTCGACGAAGGCGCCGTGCCCCGCGGCGACGGTCGGGACCCCCGCCGCCATCGCCTCCACGACGACCAGACCGAACGCCTCCAGCCACGTCGAGGGAGCCACCACGGCCACCGCCCGCGCGATGGCCTTCTGGCTCTCCGCCGTGTCGCACAGGCCGACGCAGCGCACGTCGTCCCGGCCCGCGGCCCAGGCCCTAACCTCCCGCTCCAGCGGCCCCGCGCCGGCGATGACGAGTGGCACACCCACACCGCCGTCCGCGGCGATCTCGTCCCACGCGGCCATGAGAAGCCGCACGCCCTTGGCCTCCGCGAGCCGGCCGAGATAGAGCAGATGCTCGCCCGCGCCCTCGCGGCGGATCTCCGGCTCGGGCACGAAGTTGTGCTTCACCGCGAGGCGTTCGGCCGGCATGCCGGATTCCACCAGGACGTCGCGCTGCGCGGCGGAGATGCAGAAGAACCGCTCCACGCCGGACCACCACCGCCGCCGGTTGACCGAGAGGCTCAGCGCCAGCGGCACCGTCGCGAGCCGGGAGTCGCGGTAGCAGCCGTGCCGCACGGCGGGCAGCGGCGCCGCCGTCCCGACGCACTCGGTGCACGGCCTGCCGTCCCGCTGCAGTGTGCCGGGCGGGCAGACCTGGGTGTAGTTGTGCAGCGTGGCGACGGCGGGCACGCCCGCGTCGGCGCAGGCGGCGAGGACCGCGGGGGACAGGAGCGGGAAGACGTTGTGCACGTGGACGACGTCCGGCCGCTCGGCGCGGAGCCGGGCGGCGAGCTCCTTGCGGACCGCAGGGTTCCACGGCACGAGCAGCGGAACGGTCGCCTTGGACAGGAGGGAGCGGGCGGCGATGTCGTCGCTGCGCCGCTCGAACACCTCGACCCGGTGGCCGGCCGCGCGCAGCAGCGCCACCTCCTGGTCGACGACCTTGTTCTCACCGCTCGGCTGCGCCGAGGCGTAGCGGTTGTGCACCACGAGGACGTGCATGCTCACAGTCGCCTCCGATCTTGGGCCCAGCGCGGGATACGCCGCCGTGGCACCGCGGGCTTCGCCAGGGGCGTGGCCGCGGCGGGTGTCGCGAGGAGCGAGGCGGCCAGGGCCAGATGCAGCAGATACGGCGAGGCGTCGCCGAGGCCCGCCTCGGTGTACGACGCGATCGCGCAGTAGCTGATCAGGAAGATCGCGCACGCCCGCGCAAGGGACGGCGGTCGCAGCAGCGCGACGCCGCCGAGGATGGTGATGAACGCCGTCACGAGGGTGACGCCGGCCCAGCCCTGCTCGTGGTAGACGGCCAGCCAGCTGTTGTCGATCGGCAGCCCGCCGAACGACTTGTCGCCGAGGCCCATGCCGAACAGCTTCTCCCCGGTCGTCCGGGGCGCGGCGAGGAGGGCGTCCCAGACCTTGGCCCGGCCGGTGAGGCTGGTGAGGTACTCCTGGCTCTGGCCGCGCAGGAACCACGCCCGCAGCAGCGGGGCGAACCCCACCGCGGCCACCGTGGCGACGACCACCGCCCAGGTGAAGAACCGGCGGGCGGCGGCGCTCGTCAGGACGAGCGAGCCGATCGCCAGCGCGAGCCCGATGAGCATGCCGAGGGTGGCCGTCCGGGTATGGGTCAGCGCGAGCAGGACGAGCGAGGGCACGATGATGACCGCCGCGCTGCCCCTGTCGGTCCTGCGCCCCAGCAGAAGCAGCACGGTGAGCCCGATGATCACCGCGGCGTACTGGCCGATCTGCGGCGGGGTGAGCGGCCACAACGCGCCGACGAGCCGCCCGCCGTAGACATCGGGCAGGGCCGCGCCCGGCGAGATGACCGCGCCGGCGGCGACCGACCCGAGCACCGCGAAGTACATGCGGATGTGGTGCCGGACGAACGTGTCGCTACCGTCCCACCAGCGGCTGAGCAGCCACAGCGTGCCGATGAAGAGAGCGAGGCGGGTACAGCGGAACAGCGCGCCGAACCCGGACACCAGTTGCAGGCTGGAGATCACGCTCGGCACGAGCAGCAGGGTGAGCAGCAGCAGGAACGCGCTTGCGTGGATGCGCAGCCGCAGATTGAGCGCGAGCGCCAGCGTGAACGCGCCGACCAGCGCGCCCATCGTGACCAGCTGGATGAGGGAGCGGGGCAGCGGGATGATGATCTCGGCCCCGGCGGAGCCGAGCGTGTTGAGGATCAGCAGCCCCCAGACGGCCCCGACGAGTTTCGGTGTGCCGGGGCGCGGTTCGCCGCCCGTCCGCGTGCCCCCCGCGTCC
This region includes:
- a CDS encoding class I SAM-dependent methyltransferase; this translates as MTRCRLCGSAALESVVDLGATPPCESFLATDQLDGPEPAYPLHLRVCTECWLTQIPPLITPEETFSEYAYFSSFSTSWVEHARTFVADAVQRAGIGRDAFVVEVASNDGYLLKHVVDRGIRCLGIEPSVNVGAAARDAGVPTLTEFLSPNTASAVRAEHGPADLVVANNVYAHIPDVVGFTQGLRSLVADDGWVSIEVQHLLTLIEENQYDTIYHEHFQYYTVASAIRALASGGLALVDVELLPTHGGSIRLWARPAEVAGEPTQRVTDVLAREKAAGLQELSGYTEFSARVAKVRRDLLKFLITAAERGETVVGYGAPGKGNTLLNHCGIRPDLLAYTVDRNPYKHGRFTPGTRVPVLAPEQIAADRPDYVLVLPWNLRAELVEQLSYVHDWGGRLVFPIPELSIVEAPSGKATA
- a CDS encoding glycosyltransferase, with product MHVLVVHNRYASAQPSGENKVVDQEVALLRAAGHRVEVFERRSDDIAARSLLSKATVPLLVPWNPAVRKELAARLRAERPDVVHVHNVFPLLSPAVLAACADAGVPAVATLHNYTQVCPPGTLQRDGRPCTECVGTAAPLPAVRHGCYRDSRLATVPLALSLSVNRRRWWSGVERFFCISAAQRDVLVESGMPAERLAVKHNFVPEPEIRREGAGEHLLYLGRLAEAKGVRLLMAAWDEIAADGGVGVPLVIAGAGPLEREVRAWAAGRDDVRCVGLCDTAESQKAIARAVAVVAPSTWLEAFGLVVVEAMAAGVPTVAAGHGAFVELVEDGVSGLLHRPGEATSLANCVRRVTVDAARNQEMGRAARRRYEQGFSPAVGLERLMEGYRSAIAGRTESMGGSK
- a CDS encoding O-antigen ligase domain-containing protein is translated as MSQDLRRGGLPDGADAGGTRTGGEPRPGTPKLVGAVWGLLILNTLGSAGAEIIIPLPRSLIQLVTMGALVGAFTLALALNLRLRIHASAFLLLLTLLLVPSVISSLQLVSGFGALFRCTRLALFIGTLWLLSRWWDGSDTFVRHHIRMYFAVLGSVAAGAVISPGAALPDVYGGRLVGALWPLTPPQIGQYAAVIIGLTVLLLLGRRTDRGSAAVIIVPSLVLLALTHTRTATLGMLIGLALAIGSLVLTSAAARRFFTWAVVVATVAAVGFAPLLRAWFLRGQSQEYLTSLTGRAKVWDALLAAPRTTGEKLFGMGLGDKSFGGLPIDNSWLAVYHEQGWAGVTLVTAFITILGGVALLRPPSLARACAIFLISYCAIASYTEAGLGDASPYLLHLALAASLLATPAAATPLAKPAVPRRRIPRWAQDRRRL